A stretch of DNA from bacterium:
GTTGTGCGCCGTCAGGTACGACACCGGAGCGCCAATCGCGACCGGTTCGCCCACGCTAAGCGGCAGCGTGCCCAGACCGGCCGTGTCGCCCGGCATACGCCAGAGCATCCCGTTGATCTCGTACACGATCACAATCGCCGGAGCGTCGGGTGGATGATTCGGGCAATAGAGTTGACCGCCCACGATGGTGATGATGTCGCCATCCTCGGGACGGGTCGCCTCGCTGGGCGGAACGTAGTCCGGTCCGCCAAAGTCCAGAATAAACTCGGGAAGCGAGTCATCATCGGCGTTCAGGAAGTAGCGCGTCCACTCGCCGTGGAAGCCTTCGCCCGTGCGCACGATGGCCGCGCCTTCCAGATCCACGACGGTGATGCTGTCGGGATTGCAGCCGCGACGCCAGTGATCGCCGCCGCCATGTCCGCCGTGACCGCCGCGCGGATCGCGCCAGAACAAGCCGTTCAGTTCGAACACCACCACCACCGGCGGATCGGTGTGCGTCAGCAGGCCGCCCATGACCGTGATTTCATCGCCATTCTCGGGACGGGTATTCTCGTTGGGCGGATTGTACCACGGCGGGCCGAAGGACAGAGCATAGTCAGGCTCGCCGTCGTTATCCACGTCCAGGAAGTAGCGGGCCATGCGCGGATGCGCGCTGTCGGGCTGAACGACAATCGCCGTTCCCGCCAGCTCCACGATTACCAAA
This window harbors:
- a CDS encoding T9SS type A sorting domain-containing protein, encoding MKRSFFAIAILLLFTTVLFAQPRQGAVDGLVMDVDRVPVGDAMVFLSGVSGGHGHHMPHFRIHTRPDGSFGFPNIPAGPYTISAHHPRVGFAAELIEVFEGQTTHVNLVLRNRPPEHPDSLVIVELAGTAIVVQPDSAHPRMARYFLDVDNDGEPDYALSFGPPWYNPPNENTRPENGDEITVMGGLLTHTDPPVVVVFELNGLFWRDPRGGHGGHGGGDHWRRGCNPDSITVVDLEGAAIVRTGEGFHGEWTRYFLNADDDSLPEFILDFGGPDYVPPSEATRPEDGDIITIVGGQLYCPNHPPDAPAIVIVYEINGMLWRMPGDTAGLGTLPLSVGEPVAIGAPVSYLTAHNYPNPFNPSTTINYSIPMAGDVRVAVYDITGREVAELVNRYQNSGSYAVHFDGNGLASGIYFYRVSAAGQHFTSRMVLMK